The window TCGCGAAGTATCGATAGAAACGATCATGAAGCGGCGGGCGCAGGTTCTGGACCGTGAGGCCATAGGGTCGGAAATTGCGAGCCTGTCGAAGCTGGATATTGATGAACTCCGTGAGCGCTGGAAAGCCATGTTCGGAAAGGCGCCGTCGCGCGATATCGGCCGGTCCTTCCTGACGCGCGCGATTGCATATCGCCTTCAGGAAAAAGCTTTCGGCGGACTCAAACCCTCGACGCAGCGCCTGCTCGCAGAGTTCGCCAGTGATGGCGCTAACGGGTCGGCTTTGGCTGCGGCACCGTCTCGCATCGTGCAGCCCGGCGCGGTGCTGATGCGTGAATGGCGCGGTATCAGCCATCAGGTAAGCGTTCTCGAAAAGGGATTTTGTTTCCGGGGCAACGGTTACCGTTCGCTCTCGGAAGTCGCGCGCGAGATTACGGGGACTCGATGGTCGGGGCCGTTGTTCTTCGGCCTCAAGCGATTACAAGAAGAGACCCGCGATGGAACACGCTAAGTCGCGAACACGACGCTGCGCGATCTACACGCGCAAGTCCTCTGAAGAAGGACTCGAACAGGACTTCAACTCGCTGCACGCGCAGCGCGAAGCGTGCG of the Candidatus Binatus sp. genome contains:
- a CDS encoding DUF2924 domain-containing protein, which translates into the protein REVSIETIMKRRAQVLDREAIGSEIASLSKLDIDELRERWKAMFGKAPSRDIGRSFLTRAIAYRLQEKAFGGLKPSTQRLLAEFASDGANGSALAAAPSRIVQPGAVLMREWRGISHQVSVLEKGFCFRGNGYRSLSEVAREITGTRWSGPLFFGLKRLQEETRDGTR